gagaaagagcaggccGCTGGGGGACCGCGGGGAGCCAACGGGGGCGCGCGCAAGCAAGCAAGCGGAGCGGCGGTCCTAGACCCCCTCGGCGGTGCCCGGAGCCGGAGCAGGCGGCGTCCCGAGGGCTAGCGGGTGGCGGCCCTCCGCGGGCGAGCCAGCTGCGGTCTCGGCGTCGGCGGCGGCCCACTCGTGCACCGCACAGGCCTGGGCGGGCTCGTCCTTGACGTCGCCGAGATTGCGGGAGCGGGTATAGGCCAGGATGAGGCCTCCGGCCAGGCAGGCGTAGAAGATCATGATGAGCAGAATGTAAAGATAGGCGTCGTCGCCCTTGGCACTGGTGGCCTCGCGGCCCACGAACGGGTCACGCACGACCCCCATTCCCATGCTCGGGCCGGGGCCAGCGCCCAGGCCGCTGGCGTTGCCCCGATGGTGCAGCTCAAGCAGCAGGCGGCTGAGGAGGGTCCGTAGCCGCTGGCTCTCGCTGCAGTTCATGGCTGTCGGGGAATGGCACGGTGGCTCCAGGACGCTGCTGACCTTTCCCCCGGGGGCGCAGGGAAGCAGgcgagagagacagacaaagggagagagaggcggCGGCGGCACCTGGCTCCGCGGGGCGGGCAGTGGCTGGGGGCACTGGCAGCGCGGGCCTCCTTATCCCctcacccccgccctcctccccttccccaccacgCCCCCTCCGGCCCGAGGCCGCCTCTTCCCAGGCTCCCGCTGTCTCGGCGCTCTGGGGAAAGGGGACAGCTGgtaggggggaggagagggggacgggggggggggggtgaggcccgcggaggggcggaggggcgggggctcGGAATGTGCGAGGCCCTGGGCGACAGAGGCTGGTGTAGCAGCGTGCTGGGGCCAAGCCTGGACCCTGGGCTGCAGAAGAGAATTCCTTCCGAGTTCTGGCCACCTGCCCCGCGGGCTGGCTTTGACTTTGGTGCAAAGACAGCCTCTGGCCCCCCGAGGCCAGCCCTGCCCCGGGGTGCCGCCAGCGCTGCCGCAGAATGGGCAGCCGAGGCCATGCTCCTCCGACGTCTGATGGCAGTGGCTCCGGTAGTCATGGCCCTGGCCTATCTTTCCAGCCTtatctccttccccacccctgcaccaAAGCAGAGCATTTCAGATGCTCAGGACAAATCTGGTGACTGAAGCGCAGTACAACTCCCTGGTCTCCCAGAAGGGCTTCTGACAATAGACCAGCCTCCTTGGaggacccctgccctgccctcctatCCATCTGTAGATAGGCCTACCCACCTTAGCAGGCAGATTGTACCATCCATGGCATGAGCCTGtttccctctgggaagccatcttcCCAGAAATGAAACCAGGCTCGAACATTAAACGGGAAACGGGCATTAAAAAGgccctttgggggcacctgggtggctctgttggttaagcctctgccttcaactcaggtcatgatcccagggttctgggatggagccccaaatcaagctccctgctcagctcggagcctgcttctccctgtcatCCCTGCTTATggtctctctcactatctctgtctctgtatctgtctctctcaaataaatacataaataaacaagcaaacaaacaaacttttttaaaaaggcccttTGTGACAGTCTCTAGATATCTTGGGATCTGAAAGTGTGAGTTCTAGAGAACATGCGCAACGATCACCTCCACATCCCATTAGGCTAGCGCCCAGCCCCATGCCTCTCCCGGGCTTGATAATAGGTCTAGGCCCTGCTGGCTGGTTCTGGGGCAGCCATTTTTCCCCCATTGGGAATCTTCTTTGAGGGGAAAATAAGACACTGCGACAAAGATCAGACCACAGTATGTTAAATCACAATCAGCCTGGGCTTCACAAAGGAACCGTGCTCAAAGGGCTGATTTTTAgacaatgaatagaaaaaaacatgagGCCGTGGTTGCCAAGTGATaatagaaggaatgaaaaaaaaaaaaaaggatagggtTTTATGCACCCTTGAGACTCAAGCTGCCTTTTTGAGACCCTTTCGTCCAACTGCCATTCAGTGTACAGGTGccatgagttaaaaaaaagagggttttGGGGTGCCTATCCCCCTGCTGCCCCTTCAGGGAATGCAGCCTTCTGTGTGTTGGGGTGAGGTTGGAACCCCAGAGCACTATACCCAGAGTCTCAAACAAAGCCTTGCAACTTCTACACAGGTCTCAGAGACATTCCATATGGCCCTGACCACTGACTCCCTCCCAACCACCTTGCCTCAATGTCCTCACCTTAGTGGGGCTCAGGGAAGAATCACTAAAGTGACTTAGCATGAAGAATGCCAGAGAACACAGCTAGAAAATTCTTGAAACAAGATTAACCTAAGGATAGGACTAAAAAGCTAAAAGGCTCCTCTTACCATGCTCCAGAAATCTCTAGCGTCTAGGGGTAGGGGGTGAAGGAGAATCCCTTTCACTGTCACATAAAAGTAATCATTTAAATTCCTATTGTACTTTGAACAGCCTTATGAGCTCAGAggattctttccattttcagaagaggaaactaGTTCAAGTAGTTAAGTAGCGGAACTAGAATGATGAAGTTTGACCTTGTTTCATCAGAGTCCTAACACATTACTCTTGTCACATGGATGGTATCCACGAGCTGCCTCCATTTCTCCACACCTCCCTTCCCTGGAACCTTCTAGAATCCAGCACATTTTGCCAAACCACTCTCTGTAAATTCACCAATGACCTCCTGACCAAATTCAAGGGTCTCTGCTCAGTTTTCATCTCTGACCTCAAGGATGAATTTGATACCATCAACCACCCACTCCTTCCTGTAACTGTCCTACCCTTGGCTCTCATGGCATTGCATTCTCAAGTTTCTCTTCTTATCTCTCTGACCCatcatt
The window above is part of the Vulpes lagopus strain Blue_001 chromosome X, ASM1834538v1, whole genome shotgun sequence genome. Proteins encoded here:
- the KCNE5 gene encoding potassium voltage-gated channel subfamily E regulatory beta subunit 5; the protein is MNCSESQRLRTLLSRLLLELHHRGNASGLGAGPGPSMGMGVVRDPFVGREATSAKGDDAYLYILLIMIFYACLAGGLILAYTRSRNLGDVKDEPAQACAVHEWAAADAETAAGSPAEGRHPLALGTPPAPAPGTAEGV